A single Ctenopharyngodon idella isolate HZGC_01 chromosome 22, HZGC01, whole genome shotgun sequence DNA region contains:
- the LOC127505548 gene encoding cytidine deaminase-like, translating into MQCLSVGTESPVSSIMDSWSPQALVQKSQEARNLAYCPYSKFRVGAAVLTSDGRVFTGCNVENACYTTGLCAERTAISKAVSEGHTTFKAIAIASDLEDQFISPCGACRQFMREFGSQWDVYLSKSDGSYKLMTVEELLPCSFGPDDLRARPKNH; encoded by the exons ATGCAGTGCCTGTCTGTTGGAACAGAGTCTCCAGTCAGCAGCATTATGGATAGCTGGAGCCCACAAGCGCTTGTTCAGAAATCTCAGGAAGCCAGAAACCTGGCGTACTGTCCCTACAGCAAATTCAGGGTTGGAGCAGCTGTCTTAACAAGCGATGGACGTGTGTTCACAG GCTGTAATGTAGAGAATGCATGCTACACCACTGGATTGTGTGCTGAGAGGACTGCTATATCTAAAGCTGTGTCTGAAGGACATACAACCTTCAAAGCCATCGCAATTGCCAg TGACCTTGAAGATCAGTTTATTTCTCCATGTGGAGCCTGCAGGCAGTTCATGAGAGAG TTTGGCTCACAGTGGGACGTTTATCTGTCAAAATCTGATGGATCTTACAAACTGATGACAGTGGAGGAGCTCCTGCCATGTTCATTTGGCCCTGATGACCTGAGGGCAAGACCGAAAAACCATTAG